One part of the Salmo salar chromosome ssa10, Ssal_v3.1, whole genome shotgun sequence genome encodes these proteins:
- the LOC106560277 gene encoding capping protein inhibiting regulator of actin dynamics isoform X1 produces the protein MFPKILLQWCAALSSCAVEIERRRQGKFQPFRHLFVKRKKKAAEREFDTAELKASFSTREVSNGVPSDDEETNQHLRELNPIGSQALSHDSVFIPGEAVQELSPEQTMSQENVSDKVRNLQRQIAQNIKFGQKPPSLRKSEGDEGSSDEEEVPSSPLRVLAQVEAEPVDTEPKGASQDQEAGESHGAPQAEAPSTPVKSPRSKQVLPAIGTIESIDLDGVSQSVPRLDNTAAKHKLSVKPKNQRISRKHHRYTQDLQEVDIPGIQQEEKDAAESQHRNAEEETPPEKTRKQKLQEERWESRRKRELAEQRHREEEEDRKKKAEEWRLCELEEERCCKQEEGRILKKEEERRQREEMERRMKEEEERRQREEMERRMKEEEERIEKEEERRMREELELMQREEKERTLEEEEKKKEEEERSRKEEEERKQCEPEAEPLRVDEEKSVTEAEEEEERMKKQVKKKRKLHAEEERKKKEEEKRLCAEAAASSSDPERKRRAEEVRWREMEKRQRPFTFKGSSGEKQILLQKVNLTPVIPASSQQGSAVTEHRDRAKASSLGGADSPTLLSSQYVRHTAILVTGAQLCGTAVNLDHIKEITCKSLLGLADEKKAAMGTPPPTESKTPPVRKSGKTKSLSESTDQSSAAVLAEWASIRCKIFKGAEEGKFEEYPDPHNQSRHSSEDQSPFPHTNLRKTMSASAKFSITPARNKFADSSRDSEVLNLEEKEGGSPASALSNISSSTSVPPAASPAPGSKAQSRGGKTVWIAAGKGECMFAKDLPSFIVPRSSQWSPRPEGSVTDAVSLGGESEDSDGREEGGEQGPPSPFGIKLRRTNYSLRFRSDQSTDKRKKRYSAGDSFNGVPSPLTPIDPDSDTSVFSDRSSPASPLRESIPGVKPGHMVVSLPKPRAKAGKSPTPSMHSEEEKPSKPSLYQRPSTSPKPATPPPSPLPKVGRGGSSDAVVQRTRVGADSAGHEERDERREETSAVAQLHRNGQGQGQGGQGEEEPKEKRSFFPSISIPWREKADRKTELIRKEGKPSLQSRHSLDSVGVQDKEAGPPWITLALQKQKGFKEQQQSRDERRSNRDAKLPEKQAKDKDSCVLVSPSEGKGSGNTSPPKSQTPEEAKRPDTLLGCFERRDHLKKANTLPSTVTVEIADSTPSPPAVKEVTKRFPSTDSPQVSTEPAWLALAKRKAKAWSDCPQIIK, from the exons AGAGGCGACGACAGGGCAAATTCCAGCCGTTCAGACACCTGTTtgtgaagaggaagaagaaggcaGCAGAGCGGGAGTTCGATACAGCAGAGCTGAAGGCTAGCTTCTCCACACGGGAAGTGTCTAACGGAGTCCCCTCAGATGATGAGGAGACCAATCAACATCTGAG GGAGCTGAACCCCATTGGGTCTCAAGCCCTCTCCCACGACAGTGTGTTTATTCCAGGGGAAGCAGTACAGGAGCTCAGCCCAGAACAAACCATGTCCCAGGAAAACGTCTCCGATAAAgtcaggaacttgcag CGGCAGATAGCACAGAATATCAAGTTTGGCCAGAAGCCCCCCTCTCTGAGGAAGAGCGAGGGAGACGAGGGCAGCTCGGATGAAGAGGAGGTGCCCAGTAGCCCTCTGAGGGTCTTAGCCCAGGTGGAGGCTGAGCCAGTGGACACAGAGCCAAAG GGGGCCAGTCAGGACCAAGAGGCCGGTGAGAGCCATGGAGCTCCCCAGGCTGAAGCCCCCAGCACTCCAGTGAAATCTCCCAGGTCCAAACAAGTTCTTCCAGCCATCGGCACCATTGAGTCCATCGACCTGGATGGAGTCTCACAGTCTGTCCCTCGGCTGGACAACACCGCTGCCAAGCATAAGCTGTCTGTCAAACCCAAAAACCAGAGGATCTCCCGCAAGCACCACCGGTATACACAG GATCTGCAAGAGGTGGATATCCCTGGCATACAGCAGGAGGAGAAAGATGCAGCAGAAAGCCAACACAGGAACGCTGAGGAGGAGACACCCCCAGAGAAAACCAGGAAGCAgaaactgcaggaggagagatgggagtccaggagaaagagagaactggCGGAACAGAggcacagagaggaagaggaagataggAAGAAGAAAGCAGAGGAGTGGCGGCTGTGTGAGTTAGAGGAGGAGCGATGTTGCAAACAAGAGGAGGGACGTATACTTAaaaaggaggaggaaaggaggcagagagaggagatggagaggaggatgaaagaagaagaggagaggaggcagagagaggagatggagaggaggatgaaagaagaagaggaaaggatagagaaagaagaagaaagaaggaTGAGGGAGGAATTGGAGCTTATGCaacgagaggagaaggagaggacactggaggaagaggaaaagaagaaagaggaagaggaaagaagtaggaaagaagaagaggagaggaagcagTGTGAACCGGAGGCAGAGCCTCTTCGTGTAGATGAGGAAAAGAGTGTAACAGAggcagaagaggaagaggagagaatgaAAAAACAGGTGAAGAAAAAGAGAAAACTGcatgcagaggaggagaggaagaaaaaggaggaggagaagaggctgTGTGCAGAAGCGGCTGCGAGTAGCTCTGAccctgagaggaagaggagggcagaggaggtgcgctggagagagatggagaagagacaGAGGCCGTTCACCTTCAAAGGGTCCTCTGGGGAGAAGCAGATCCTGCTCCAGAAGGTCAACCTAACGCCTGTTATACCAGCCTCCAGTCAGCAGGGGAGCGCTGTGactgaacacagagacagagccaaGGCCTCATCGCTTGGAGGAGCAGACTCCCCCaccctcctgtcctctcagtaTGTCCGCCACACAGCCATCCTGGTGACAGGTGCCCAGCTATGTGGGACTGCTGTCAACCTGGACCATATCAAAGAAATCACTTGTAAGTCTCTCCTGGGTCTGGCAGATGAAAAGAAAGCTGCCATGGGAACCCCACCACCAACCGAGAGCAAGACCCCACCAGTACGCAAGTCTGGAAAAACCAAATCCCTCAGTGAGTCCACAGACCAGTCCAGTGCAGCCGTTCTTGCAGAGTGGGCCAGTATCCGCTGCAAGATATTTAAGGGGGCGGAGGAGGGGAAGTTTGAGGAATACCCAGACCCCCATAACCAAAGCCGACACAGCAGTGAGGACCAGAGTCCGTTCCCCCATACCAACCTCAGGAAGACCATGTCCGCCAGCGCCAAGTTCTCCATCACTCCGGCCAGGAATAAGTTTGCCGACTCCAGCAGGGACTCTGAGGTGTTGAATCtggaagagaaggaaggaggaagcccagcctctgctctctccaacatctcctccagcacctctgttccccctgcagcctcacCAGCCCCAGGCAGCAAAGCCCAGAGCAGGGGTGGTAAGACCGTCTGGATCGCAGCCGGAAAAGGGGAGTGCATGTTTGCCAAAGACCTCCCATCGTTCATAGTCCCCAGGTCTTCCCAGTGGTCCCCCAGACCTGAGGGGTCAGTGACAGACGCTGTGAGCCTGGGAGGAGAATCAGAGGACTCTGACGGCCGGGAGGAAGGGGGGGAGCAGGGCCCGCCCTCTCCGTTTGGGATCAAGCTGAGGAGGACCAACTACTCCCTCCGCTTTCGCAGTGATCAGTCGACAGACAAGAGGAAGAAGAGGTACAGCGCCGGTGACAGCTTCAACGGTGTCCCCTCACCTCTGACCCCCATTGACCCTGACTCTGACACCTCAGTTTTCTCTGATAGATCCAGCCCTGCGTCTCCACTCAGAGAGAGCATTCCTGGGGTAAAGCCTGGACATATGGTTGTATCTCTTCCAAAGCCCCGTGCCAAAGCAGGCAAGTCTCCCACCCCTTCCATGCACAGCGAGGAGGAGAAGCCGTCCAAACCCTCACTCTACCAAAGACCGAGCACATCCCCTAAACCTgccacccctcccccctctccactccccAAGGTGGGCAGAGGGGGTTCAAGCGATGCAGTGGTCCAGAGGACGAGGGTGGGGGCTGATTCAGCTGGTCATGAGGAGCgagatgagaggagggaagaAACCTCAGCTGTGGCCCAGCTCCACAGGAACGGCCAGGGACAGGGCCAGGGGGGTCAGGGGGAGGAGGAGCCCAAGGAGAAGAGGTCCTTCTTCCCCTCCATCAGTATTCCCTGGAGGGAGAAGGCTGACAGGAAAACAGAGCTCATCAGGAAAG AGGGGAAGCCATCGCTGCAGAGCAGGCACTCGTTAGACAGCGTAGGGGTCCAGGACAAGGAGGCGGGGCCTCCGTGGATCACGCTGGCGCTGCAGAAACAGAAGGGCTTcaaggagcagcagcagagccgAGACGAGCGCCGCAGCAATAGAGATGCCAAACTGCCTGAGAAACAGGCCAAGGACAAAGACAGC TGTGTGTTGGTTAGTCCTTCAGAGGGTAAGGGGAGTGGAAACACCAGCCCTCCCAAATCACAGACACCGGAGGAGGCCAAGAGACCAGACACCCTCCTGGGCTGCTTTGAGCGCCGGGACCACTTGAAGAAAGCCAACACTCTGCCCAGCACAGTCACAG TTGAGATTGCAGACTCCACACCATCGCCCCCTGCAGTGAAGGAGGTGACCAAGCGCTTCCCGTCCACTGACTCTCCCCAGGTGTCCACTGAACCGGCCTGGTTAGCTCTGGCCAAGCGCAAGGCCAAGGCCTGGAGTGACTGCCCTCAGATCATCAAATAA
- the LOC106560277 gene encoding capping protein inhibiting regulator of actin dynamics isoform X2, protein MSQENVSDKVRNLQRQIAQNIKFGQKPPSLRKSEGDEGSSDEEEVPSSPLRVLAQVEAEPVDTEPKGASQDQEAGESHGAPQAEAPSTPVKSPRSKQVLPAIGTIESIDLDGVSQSVPRLDNTAAKHKLSVKPKNQRISRKHHRYTQDLQEVDIPGIQQEEKDAAESQHRNAEEETPPEKTRKQKLQEERWESRRKRELAEQRHREEEEDRKKKAEEWRLCELEEERCCKQEEGRILKKEEERRQREEMERRMKEEEERRQREEMERRMKEEEERIEKEEERRMREELELMQREEKERTLEEEEKKKEEEERSRKEEEERKQCEPEAEPLRVDEEKSVTEAEEEEERMKKQVKKKRKLHAEEERKKKEEEKRLCAEAAASSSDPERKRRAEEVRWREMEKRQRPFTFKGSSGEKQILLQKVNLTPVIPASSQQGSAVTEHRDRAKASSLGGADSPTLLSSQYVRHTAILVTGAQLCGTAVNLDHIKEITCKSLLGLADEKKAAMGTPPPTESKTPPVRKSGKTKSLSESTDQSSAAVLAEWASIRCKIFKGAEEGKFEEYPDPHNQSRHSSEDQSPFPHTNLRKTMSASAKFSITPARNKFADSSRDSEVLNLEEKEGGSPASALSNISSSTSVPPAASPAPGSKAQSRGGKTVWIAAGKGECMFAKDLPSFIVPRSSQWSPRPEGSVTDAVSLGGESEDSDGREEGGEQGPPSPFGIKLRRTNYSLRFRSDQSTDKRKKRYSAGDSFNGVPSPLTPIDPDSDTSVFSDRSSPASPLRESIPGVKPGHMVVSLPKPRAKAGKSPTPSMHSEEEKPSKPSLYQRPSTSPKPATPPPSPLPKVGRGGSSDAVVQRTRVGADSAGHEERDERREETSAVAQLHRNGQGQGQGGQGEEEPKEKRSFFPSISIPWREKADRKTELIRKEGKPSLQSRHSLDSVGVQDKEAGPPWITLALQKQKGFKEQQQSRDERRSNRDAKLPEKQAKDKDSCVLVSPSEGKGSGNTSPPKSQTPEEAKRPDTLLGCFERRDHLKKANTLPSTVTVEIADSTPSPPAVKEVTKRFPSTDSPQVSTEPAWLALAKRKAKAWSDCPQIIK, encoded by the exons ATGTCCCAGGAAAACGTCTCCGATAAAgtcaggaacttgcag CGGCAGATAGCACAGAATATCAAGTTTGGCCAGAAGCCCCCCTCTCTGAGGAAGAGCGAGGGAGACGAGGGCAGCTCGGATGAAGAGGAGGTGCCCAGTAGCCCTCTGAGGGTCTTAGCCCAGGTGGAGGCTGAGCCAGTGGACACAGAGCCAAAG GGGGCCAGTCAGGACCAAGAGGCCGGTGAGAGCCATGGAGCTCCCCAGGCTGAAGCCCCCAGCACTCCAGTGAAATCTCCCAGGTCCAAACAAGTTCTTCCAGCCATCGGCACCATTGAGTCCATCGACCTGGATGGAGTCTCACAGTCTGTCCCTCGGCTGGACAACACCGCTGCCAAGCATAAGCTGTCTGTCAAACCCAAAAACCAGAGGATCTCCCGCAAGCACCACCGGTATACACAG GATCTGCAAGAGGTGGATATCCCTGGCATACAGCAGGAGGAGAAAGATGCAGCAGAAAGCCAACACAGGAACGCTGAGGAGGAGACACCCCCAGAGAAAACCAGGAAGCAgaaactgcaggaggagagatgggagtccaggagaaagagagaactggCGGAACAGAggcacagagaggaagaggaagataggAAGAAGAAAGCAGAGGAGTGGCGGCTGTGTGAGTTAGAGGAGGAGCGATGTTGCAAACAAGAGGAGGGACGTATACTTAaaaaggaggaggaaaggaggcagagagaggagatggagaggaggatgaaagaagaagaggagaggaggcagagagaggagatggagaggaggatgaaagaagaagaggaaaggatagagaaagaagaagaaagaaggaTGAGGGAGGAATTGGAGCTTATGCaacgagaggagaaggagaggacactggaggaagaggaaaagaagaaagaggaagaggaaagaagtaggaaagaagaagaggagaggaagcagTGTGAACCGGAGGCAGAGCCTCTTCGTGTAGATGAGGAAAAGAGTGTAACAGAggcagaagaggaagaggagagaatgaAAAAACAGGTGAAGAAAAAGAGAAAACTGcatgcagaggaggagaggaagaaaaaggaggaggagaagaggctgTGTGCAGAAGCGGCTGCGAGTAGCTCTGAccctgagaggaagaggagggcagaggaggtgcgctggagagagatggagaagagacaGAGGCCGTTCACCTTCAAAGGGTCCTCTGGGGAGAAGCAGATCCTGCTCCAGAAGGTCAACCTAACGCCTGTTATACCAGCCTCCAGTCAGCAGGGGAGCGCTGTGactgaacacagagacagagccaaGGCCTCATCGCTTGGAGGAGCAGACTCCCCCaccctcctgtcctctcagtaTGTCCGCCACACAGCCATCCTGGTGACAGGTGCCCAGCTATGTGGGACTGCTGTCAACCTGGACCATATCAAAGAAATCACTTGTAAGTCTCTCCTGGGTCTGGCAGATGAAAAGAAAGCTGCCATGGGAACCCCACCACCAACCGAGAGCAAGACCCCACCAGTACGCAAGTCTGGAAAAACCAAATCCCTCAGTGAGTCCACAGACCAGTCCAGTGCAGCCGTTCTTGCAGAGTGGGCCAGTATCCGCTGCAAGATATTTAAGGGGGCGGAGGAGGGGAAGTTTGAGGAATACCCAGACCCCCATAACCAAAGCCGACACAGCAGTGAGGACCAGAGTCCGTTCCCCCATACCAACCTCAGGAAGACCATGTCCGCCAGCGCCAAGTTCTCCATCACTCCGGCCAGGAATAAGTTTGCCGACTCCAGCAGGGACTCTGAGGTGTTGAATCtggaagagaaggaaggaggaagcccagcctctgctctctccaacatctcctccagcacctctgttccccctgcagcctcacCAGCCCCAGGCAGCAAAGCCCAGAGCAGGGGTGGTAAGACCGTCTGGATCGCAGCCGGAAAAGGGGAGTGCATGTTTGCCAAAGACCTCCCATCGTTCATAGTCCCCAGGTCTTCCCAGTGGTCCCCCAGACCTGAGGGGTCAGTGACAGACGCTGTGAGCCTGGGAGGAGAATCAGAGGACTCTGACGGCCGGGAGGAAGGGGGGGAGCAGGGCCCGCCCTCTCCGTTTGGGATCAAGCTGAGGAGGACCAACTACTCCCTCCGCTTTCGCAGTGATCAGTCGACAGACAAGAGGAAGAAGAGGTACAGCGCCGGTGACAGCTTCAACGGTGTCCCCTCACCTCTGACCCCCATTGACCCTGACTCTGACACCTCAGTTTTCTCTGATAGATCCAGCCCTGCGTCTCCACTCAGAGAGAGCATTCCTGGGGTAAAGCCTGGACATATGGTTGTATCTCTTCCAAAGCCCCGTGCCAAAGCAGGCAAGTCTCCCACCCCTTCCATGCACAGCGAGGAGGAGAAGCCGTCCAAACCCTCACTCTACCAAAGACCGAGCACATCCCCTAAACCTgccacccctcccccctctccactccccAAGGTGGGCAGAGGGGGTTCAAGCGATGCAGTGGTCCAGAGGACGAGGGTGGGGGCTGATTCAGCTGGTCATGAGGAGCgagatgagaggagggaagaAACCTCAGCTGTGGCCCAGCTCCACAGGAACGGCCAGGGACAGGGCCAGGGGGGTCAGGGGGAGGAGGAGCCCAAGGAGAAGAGGTCCTTCTTCCCCTCCATCAGTATTCCCTGGAGGGAGAAGGCTGACAGGAAAACAGAGCTCATCAGGAAAG AGGGGAAGCCATCGCTGCAGAGCAGGCACTCGTTAGACAGCGTAGGGGTCCAGGACAAGGAGGCGGGGCCTCCGTGGATCACGCTGGCGCTGCAGAAACAGAAGGGCTTcaaggagcagcagcagagccgAGACGAGCGCCGCAGCAATAGAGATGCCAAACTGCCTGAGAAACAGGCCAAGGACAAAGACAGC TGTGTGTTGGTTAGTCCTTCAGAGGGTAAGGGGAGTGGAAACACCAGCCCTCCCAAATCACAGACACCGGAGGAGGCCAAGAGACCAGACACCCTCCTGGGCTGCTTTGAGCGCCGGGACCACTTGAAGAAAGCCAACACTCTGCCCAGCACAGTCACAG TTGAGATTGCAGACTCCACACCATCGCCCCCTGCAGTGAAGGAGGTGACCAAGCGCTTCCCGTCCACTGACTCTCCCCAGGTGTCCACTGAACCGGCCTGGTTAGCTCTGGCCAAGCGCAAGGCCAAGGCCTGGAGTGACTGCCCTCAGATCATCAAATAA